One Salvia splendens isolate huo1 chromosome 12, SspV2, whole genome shotgun sequence genomic window carries:
- the LOC121757574 gene encoding uncharacterized protein LOC121757574, with amino-acid sequence MLSVVFAFEMFRSYLLGSKVMVYTDYTAIKYLLAKRESKTRFIRWVFLLQEFDWETVDKKGCENKEADHLSQILQEDNGEAVPDVFHKKHQHLTQSTPERQWIYQEGKIDQAKQGSRGRKEPLFADMADYLVASKLTEEDGMEAFVVDDIPLLMPSSPVNR; translated from the coding sequence atgctatcgGTAGTCTTCGCATTTGAAATGTTCAGGTCGTACCTGCTGGGGTCCAAAGTGATGGTCTATACAGACTATACGGCTATCAAATATCTCTTGGCAAAAAGGGAATCAAAGACGCGGTTCATCAGATGGGTGTTTCTTCTACAGGAATTTGACTGGGAAACAGTGGATAAGAAAGGATGTGAGAATAAAGAGGCGGATCACCTGAGCCAAATTCTACAAGAAGATAACGGTGAAGCCGTGCCAGACGTTTTCCATAAAAAGCACCAGCACCTGACCCAGTCAACACCCGAAAGACAGTGGATCTACCAGGAAGGAAAAATTGATCAAGCCAAACAAGGAAGCAGAGGACGGAAAGAGCCATTGTTTGCAGATATGGCCGACTACTTGGTGGCGAGCAAGTTGACAGAAGAGGACGGAATGGAGGCGTTTGtagtggacgacattccactactaATGCCTAGCTCGCCAGTGAACAGGtag